Within Gammaproteobacteria bacterium, the genomic segment TTCCTTCGCCATGGCCCCAAGCACCTCATCCGCGACGGCGAAACAAGGCTGGCGCCAGCCGCGGTAGGAAACAGGCGGACCCAGGGCCTGAAACGCGATCCCAAAGCGGTTCAAAAACCGGAGCAGGGAGGGCTCCATCACGGCGTACCAATAGCGAACCCCGTGCGTCGCACTCATTCGCACAATGGCGGCGAACAAGCCAACGGTGATGTGGGGAATCAGGCGCCGCTCCGGCCCGGCTGACGCGTTCGCCGCCAGTGTCGGAGCGCCCCACTGGGTATTGGGTTCAGCCAGCCGGCGCTTGAATTCCCGGGACACACAAAACCGCGAAATCTCCGCCATCCACCGGCGCTCGGCCTCGGGCAGGGGACGCGGCAGACCCTCCCCGCAGTGTTTCTCCACCGGGAACGGGGTGCCCGGGCAGGCCGGGTCCGGCAGCACCAAGCGCACCGTGCCGGCCACCAGGCCCGACGATTTGTGAATCAACAAGCTATGGACGGCCCGCACATCGAACTCATCCCGCTCCAGGCCTTCACGAAAGGCCTCCTTGGGTTCAAAGCCCGTCTCCAGGCAATACACTTGGTAGCGCAGATGCAGGGCCTGGCGAATGCCGGCCTCGTCGTCAGCGGGGACCACCTCGAAATATTCGTTAAAACTCTCCACCATCGCGTCCATCGGACATCTCCTCGGCCGGCCCCCGGGCTTGCTTATACGCCCCTGTTTTTTCTAGGATTGATAATACGTGTCATAGTACGCGTCCCGCGCAGCGTTTCAGTGACAAATCTCACAAATTCACATAACTTGACAATGCGCCGCCGCCCTCCCTGAACCTCGGGCAGGCGGGGGCGGGCAACACAGCCTCCACATTTTCAGGACATGCCCATCATGGACGAACCCTTCGCCTACCCCAGCGCCTTCTCCAGGAATATCGGCTGGGTAACCAAAAAAGAACAGCAGACCCTGCGCCACCGGTGTGTGGCCATCGCCGGAATGGGGGGGGTTGGGGGCAGCCACTTGTTGACCCTGACGCGCATGGGTATCGGCCATTTCCGCATCGCCGATTTCGATACCTTTGAACTCGCCAACTTCAACCGCCAGGCGGGCGCTTCCATACCGTCGCTGGGCAGACCCAAGGTCGATGTACTGGCAGAACAAGCCTTGAGCATCAACCCGGAACTGGACATCCAACGCTTTCCCGAGGGTGTCACTGTAAGCAATCTCGACACCTTTTTGGACGGGGCGGATGTGTATCTGGACGGACTGGATTTTTTCGCCCTTGCGGCGCGGCGCGCCGTGTTTGGCGCCTGCGCCGCAAAACGCATTCCCGCTGTCACGGCGGCCCCCCTGGGCATGGGGGCCGCCATGCTCACCTTTCTGCCGGATGCCATGAATTTCGAGGACTATTTCCAACTCGACGGACGCCCGGAAGAGGAACAGCTGCTGTGCTTTCTTCTGGGCCTGTCACCGGCCATGCTGCAAACGGGCTATTTGGTGGACCCTTCCACCGTCGACCTCGCCGGCCACCGCGGCCCTTCCACCGCCATGGCCTGTGAACTGTGCGCCGGCCTCGCCGCCACGCAGGTGCTCAAAGTGCTGCTGGGGCGCGGTCCGCTCATTGCCGCGCCGCGGGGCCTGCATTTCGACGCCTACCGCAACAAGATGCGCATCACCTGGCGGCCCGGCGGCAACCGCCATCCATTACAGCGGCTGGCACTGGCCATCGCCCGGCGGCGCTTCGGATCGGCGCACTAAAGAGCACTATTGATTCGGCACCTCCCTGTGCCGCGACATTGACCCGGCGTTTCAATTGCCGGATTCGGCAGCTCACGAGGAAGATATTGTGCGGCAAAGCATTCTGGAACAGATATTGGACTTGGCCCGCTGGGCACCCAGCGGGGACAATACACAACCGTGGCGATTCGAAATATTGGACAGCACACACCTGATCGTCCACGGCTTCGACACCCGCGACGACTGCGTCTATGATCTGCAAGGCCATGCCAGCCAACTGTCCCTGGGTGCGCTGCTGGAAACCATGGCTGTTGCCGCAAGCACATTTGGCTGGTCCATGGAAAGCGAACGCGATGCCGGCAGCCCGGAGCACATGCCTCGCATCGACGTCCGGTTCACACCTGAGCCAACGCTTCCGGCTGACCCCCTGGCGCGCTTCATCACGAAGCGAAGCACCCAACGCCGCCCCATGAAACCCAGGCGCCTGATTATGAAACATCGCGCCAGACTGCAAGCCGCGCTACCTAGAAATTATTCGCTTGTGCTGCTGGGCAGCGCGACGGAGAAAGCCCGGGTCGCCCAGCTCTTGTTCGTCAATTCTTCCATTCGGCTTACCATTCCCCAAGCCTACGCAGTGCACCGGCGCGTGATCGAGTGGGGCAGCCGCACCAGCCACGACCGGATCCCTGATCAGGCAGTGGGCTTGAACCCGCTGAGCCTGCCGTTGATGCGCTGGACGATGAAAAAGTGGAAACGCGTCGAATTCATGAACCGCTACCTGGGCGGCACCTTGTTACCAAGACTGGAGCTGGACGTCATCCCGGCGCTGCTCTGCTCTGCTCACTTTGCCATCCTTGCGGCCACACCGCCTGTCACCATCAACGACCACATTGCCGCCGGACGGGCGATGCAGCGTTTATGGCTGACAGCCACGAGTCTGGGCTTGCAAATACAGCCTGAGATGACACCCTTGATATTCGCCGATTACGCCCGGAGCAAACTGGATTTCTGTGAAGACCCAATAGCCCTGAACAAAGCGGCCGATGTGGACACCCTGCTGGCCCGTGTTTTCGGCGATGGGGCGCGCAACCGGATGGTTTTCATGGGAAGAATCGGACATGGCGCGCCAATACGGGCCCGGTCGTTACGCATGCCGTTGGAAAAACTGATACACAAGGGGGAGTCAACGCAAAGCAACTCACGTCGCCGACAGGATCAAAACATATAGCGCCACTCGGTATAAACCCGGTCGCTGTCGTTAAAGCGGCCAAACACGCCCCGGGGCGACCCGTCCAGCACATCCACCCCGAACACAATCTGCCAGTTCCCGTTGGGCAGCCAGACCACTTTGGGGCGATACAGCCAGTCATCCCGGTTAAGACTGCCGATAATGAGCAGTTGCGGCTCCAGTTCCCCGCGCATGAACTTGTTACTGAGATAAAGGCTGTATCCCGTCTCCATGGCGTCCAGCAGAATGTCCTCGTCATGGCTGGGAAACCAGCGTTGAAACAACTGCACATTCAAGCGCAGATCGTCAAAGCTTCTTTCCATGCCGAGGGCGTAGTCGACACTGTCCTGCCGCACCACCCCGTCCGCGTCGGCGGCGCGGGTCACACTGTACCAGCGGTCTTTGGTGTAGACCGCCTCCAGCCGCAGCAGCCAGGGCTCAAAGTCCTTGGCCACCGTAGTCCCCAGCTGGAAAATGCGGTCGTGATCGGGACGGTACACCACCGTGGGCACGGGCCCGGACTCGATGCTCCGGGGGAAGTAGGGCTGGGCATCCATGCTGCTATAAAAAAAAACGGCTGTATCCCAGCCGGAATGAAGATAAGAGAGGCGCAGCCCGTAACCGACCTGGGCCGCATCACCCGCCGGCTTGCGCTCATCTTCGATGCGCAAGCCGTAGCCTTCCGGGGGCGGCGGTGGCCAGGGGTAGAACTCCGCGCCGGGCGCGCCGATTTCGTCATAGCTGGGGTAGGGAATCAAAATCGCCTCGGCGTGGAAATCCCCTTTGAAATACTCCCCCCGCGCCGCCCACTGGGGAATACGGAGCAGGCTGAAATCCTGCAGCACAAATTCGCGCATGTCCCTGGCCGACACCACGTCGGCAAAAAACAGCCCGACCATTTCGCCCCACACAATGTGCTGCCGGCCGAGCCGGAAATCCCAAGCCCCTGCCGGCACGTCGAGATAAGTTTCGCGCAGCGACAGATGGCTGCGCTGGTCTTCGGCCACGGCGCCGGGGTAGTAGTCGTCCAGCGCAAAGGCCAGATCATAACTGGCCCGGCCGCTCACCTTCCAGGCCGTGCGCCGCCCCCAGCGGCCGCGCTTGCTCAATTCCAGCAAATGACGGAATTTGGACAAATGGGACGGCCGGGGGAGGGTGTAAGCCAGATCAGTCTGATAAAAGCCGGTCACCGGCGGCGGCTGGGCGGCGGCGCTGAGCCCCAGCAGCAGATCGATGGTGTCCGACTCCAGCGGCGCGGGAAAAACCGGGCCGGACAGATCATCCAGCTCCGGCGGAGGCGGTGGCTCCAAGGGCAATTCATTGAGCTGCGGGGGCGGCGGCGTTGCTGGCGCAGGCGCTGGCTGGCGCGCAGGCGCCGGGGGTTCAGGCTGGGACACCGGGGGCCGTACCACAGGTTTTGGCGGCTGGGACACCGGTGGTGGTGGCGGTGCCGGCCTGCGCTTGGGCTTATTGACCCGCGGCGTTTTGGGCACCCAGGGCCGCGCCGAGGGCGCCACCTTGCGGATGAAGCCGGCGTACCCCAGGCGCTCCAGGCGGGGCAGAAGGGCTTTCGCATCCCGGTATGTAGGATAGGGCCCCACCATCAGGCGCGTCAGACGCCGCCCGCCGGCACCCTGAATCTCCTGCAGCAATATCGGGAAACCCGCCTGGGCCAGGGTGTCCTGGGCACGGAAAAAATGGCTGTTGCGGCTGTAAGCACCCACCTGGACGGCGAAATCGGCCTGCGACTCCACCGCCACGGCCAGCACACCCAACACCACCGCCACTATCCGAACACCCCAATAACGACCCACTCGCCACGCTCCTTGGCGCTTCCCGCGCCGCTGACCCGAATCACCGCTACCGCAGGCAACTGCACCACACACTCTCCCTTGTTTTCGGGTTGTGGGCAGAAAAATAAAGCATTCAGCAACAATCCAGCACACCGCACACGGTCCGGCCGGGCCATAACATCGCGGCGGGGGCGCCGCTCCCACGGCTACAAGCCCAGGTTTCGATCACATAAAGTGTCGTGCTGACTCGTCACCTGCATTCATCAGTCCGGCCTGGCACCTTACTGAATTGCTATATTATACCTGGGGCCACTGCACCGTATCAGTGCGAAACGGCCAGTGGCCCGCTTCTGGCCGGCGTCGGCGTGAGTGAATACCTCGTGCCCGATCCGTTGGACTTCCACACCCGACGATTCACACGCGGCAGCAATGGCCACTACGACAAAAACACCGTGCCCGGACGGCAAGACATTTTGCATCGGGACCGGTTTGGAGGCACCGAAATCAGGCTGTGGAAGGTGTTCAAGGCCGGCGCATCCGCAACGGACTGACGCCACCGACAAGGGCTACTCCACCAACTGCCCATCGCTGATCCGGACGACACGATCAGCCATTTCTATCACTTTGGGGTCGTGGGTGGAGAAAATGAAAGTGGTGTTATACTCCTTGTTCAGTGCCTTCATCAGGGTAAGAATACCGTTTCCGGTTTTGTGATCCAGATTGGCCGTGGGCTCGTCCGCCAGCACAATCTTGGGGTGCACCGCCAAAGCACGGGCAATGGCGACGCGTTGGCGCTGGCCCCCACTCAGCTCAGCGGGACGGCGATCAACAAATTGTTCCAGGCCCACGACCTTAAGGTAGTATCTGGCCCGCTCGCGCCGCTCGCGCTTGCCCACATCCTTGTGATTCAGCAAAGGGTATTCTACATTCTCCGCGGCGGACAACACGGGCAGCAGATTAAAGGTCTGAAATATAAAGCCGATAGTTCGCCCGCGCAGATCAGCAAGCTGATCGGGGCTTTTGTCTGACACCAGCTCGCCGTCAACCAGCACCCGGCCCTCAGAAGGTGAATCTATACACCCCATCAAATTCAGCAATGTGGATTTGCCACTCCCGGACGGCCCGGCGAGCGCCAGATATTCGCCCAATGAAACGGTTAAATTGATACCATTGAGCGCACGCACCTTGTGAGTGCCCAAAGAATACTCTTTGACAATGTTTTCCAGCACTACAACGTCCACTGTCATCCCCGATACGATGCCCCTAAAGTATTGATACGGAGCACGGTTATGAACTTTGCCACATTCAAAGCAGCAATTTTCTTCCCCGGCCTGATATTCCTGTCGCTTACACCCTTTTCGGCCGCCTGGTCAAAAGACGCCCCTTCGCCCGATGAAATTGTCCAGCTCGCCGATAACATCAGATTTCCGCAAACCGACTTTCAAGCGGATGTCACCATCACCAACTTCAACGTGGATGGCAGCCGGGAAACACGCAAATACCAACTGCTCTCCAAAGGGCGCGACCAGACTATCGTCAGCACCATTGAGCCCCCTTCGGAGCGTGGGCAAATCCTGTTGCTGAAGGAACATGACCTGTGGGCATTCATGCCCAACGTCTCTCAACCGATCAGGCTGTCCCTGGCACAAAGGCTGACCGGCGAAGTGGCCAACGGCGATCTGGCGCGGGCCAATTTTGCAGGAGACTATCACGCCTCACTGGCCAGATCCGATTTCATTGATGGCAAAACCTACCATGTGCTAGAACTCAAGGCCAAAAACAGAAGTGTCACCTACCACCGAGTGTTGTATTGGGTTGACGCGAACAGCTACTACCCTTACAAAGCCGAATTTTACGCCACTTCCGGCCGCCTCATGAAAACATGTTTCTACTCCGGCTACACCGTCATTGCCGGGCGGGAAAGGCCGGTCAAGCTCATAATGGAAGACGCCTTGCGCAAAGGGCGGCGTTCAAGCCTGGAATACACCAACATGACCATCCGGCCAATACCAGACAAAGTCTTTACCAAAGACTATCTCAAAAAACTTCAGTAACACCCCTTCAGCAGTTCCGTTGGTTGGACCTGTCGCATGCGCATGGCGGGCCAGACCGCCGCCAGCACAGACGCCAGCCATGCCACCAGCGCGCTGCTTGTCAGGATCCATGTATTCAGGCGAATCTCCGCCATATAGCCTTCATTCATATTCGGCGGAGCTGGCATTTCGATGCCATGCCACGACGCGAGCACCGCAACAAGACCGCCAAAAACAACACCTATACCGGCACCCACCGCACCCAGCAGCAGACTCTCTGCAAATATCATGTAAACCAACTGCCTGGCCTTAAACCCAAGCACGAGCAAGGTTCCGAACTCCGGCATCCTTTCCCGCACAGAGATGTTAATGCTGTTGACAATGGCCAGCACCACCATGAGCAACACGACAAACACCAGCGCACCGAATTGCCGATCATACATGGCCACCACTTTTTGATAAAAACCCGCGAGCTGCTCCCAGGATCTCACCTCATAAGTCCCGTCTCCGGTCATGCGGCGGATTTGCGCCACCACGGCATCCGTGAACCGGGTATCACTGAGAAACACCGTGTAACTGTGAACACTGTTGACCAGCAGCAAATCCTTGGCGGAAGACAACACCACACGCACCGCCCTTGCATCATATTCCTTAGACAGGGTTCTGAACACTCCCACAACATCCAGATCCAGAGTATTCATTGCGCCTTCCGGCGTGGTCACCAACAGCATGACGGTATCCCCCACCGTCACATCCAGAGCGCGCGCCACCCCTTCCCCCAACATGACGCCATAGGGTTGGGCTGAAGCCAGACGCTCACCCGCCAGCACCTGCAAGCCCTCGAAAACCTGATTTTCTTTTTCCGGCTCCACACCCTCACCGATAACTGGAAGATCAGCCACGCCGTTGCTGAGCAAAGCGCTGAATTTGAGCCTCGCAATGACATACTTCACATGCGCCAGCGCAGCCAAGCGGCTGCCGATTGGATCATCATCAGGAATCATGTACTGGTAGGGCGCTACCCGGCCATGGGTGAGATAGCCTTCTGCAAAGACCTGAATGTGGCCCAGCTCGGAACGAATTGTACCTTCCCGCAACTTGTAAAATATGTCGTTGACAAAGCCTCCGGCGGAAATCAGGCATACCACGCCCACGACCATGGCCAACAACGTCGCCCCGGCCCGGAAACGGTGACGAAAAATGTTTCTGAACGCAAGACTCCACATGTTTGCCCGCCTCAACCCTCAGCGCAACGCCGCCACAATATTGAGCCTGGATACGCGCCAGGCGGGCAGGACACTGGCCACCGAGCAGGCCACGACTGCCAACACCAATGCTTTCACCATAATTTCCGGCGTCAGGCGGATCGCAGCATCAAAGCCGACAGCCACACCCGGCGGCGGCGGCATCGGAATGCCGATGGCCGACAACACCAGTGCCAGTACGCCACCGGCCAAAATGCCAATGGTCCCGCCGACCATACCCAGCATCACCCCCTCCAGGGCCACCATGAATACTACCGCGCGTTTAGGGAAACCCAACGCCATCATCGTCCCCAGCTCCCGGGTGCGCTCGAACACCACCATCACCATGGTGTTGGAAATGCTGAGCACGATAACCAACAGGATCAAGCCCCACACCACGGACACTTGTTTTGAAAAAAGGGCCACGGTTTTTTGGTAGAAAACCGCCTGTTCATACCAGGGCACAACATCCAGGCCGCGTCCAGCCAGTTGTTTTATCACAGCCCCCACCTGATCCGTATAGCGGGTATCATCCAGGGCCACCACCCAGGTATGCGACCCTTCCACCGCAAGCAAGGTCCGCGCCAGGGAAATGGGTACGCGCAAAGCAATATCGTCATACGCCTTGCTGGAGGTGAAAAAGATACCGCTCACCCGCACTTCTGAGGCCGATATCCCGCCTGAGCGTTTCGTCGCCACCAAGACCACCGTGTCCCCCACCTCCGCCCCCAACAAGGCGGCCAGCCCCTGGCCCAGCACCACCTCAGCACCGGAACCGGCCGTGAGATTCCCACCCTGCAAGATGCGCAGTTGCCTGCTGGCCACCCGCTCTTTCTCAGGAATCACTCCCACACCCAGAAAGGACACGGTCGTCTCACCCTTGGCAATCAGGCCGGAAAAGTTCAAACGCGGCGCCACCGCCGCAACATGCGTCAAGCGCTCAATCGCATCAACCGTCTGCGGCCGCTCGGGTAAGAGGTAGGCGTAAGGATCCGCCACACCCTTTTGCAAATAGCCTGGGCGCATGATTTGGATATGCCCCAGTTGCGATTCGATGGCCGCCTCCCGCATGGCCCACAAAATCCATTCGATAAAGCCCGTCGCCAGGACCAGTGCAATCACGCCGAAGGCGATGGCTCCCAGAGCGGAACCGGTCCGGCCCCGCTGACGAAGCAGGTTGCGCAAGGCTAAGGTAAGGTAATTCATGGACACCACTGCGGGGAGATCAAGCTCCAACATACAGCCACGCGGGCCTTGTGTGACATGGGCTCACCCGTGCGCCTCTGCAAGCAACAGTAAAGCATAATGCCGTATCTTAATCATACGAGGTTTCGCCCCATACACAAGCCGGGAGCACATCGCACCGTGTTGCACAGACTTTCTGTTAGAGATAAAACACCGTAGTATGCAACACGCAAGGCGTCTTGCCTCAGACAAACGCCAGCAGCACTGCATCATACGACCGCCATGGCATGAGTGGAAGCACAAGGATGAACCAGCCGCGACAATACCGCCCCCGCATCCTTTTTTTTGGGGAAGCCGTCACTCTCGCTCACGTGGCGCGGCCGTTCACCCTTGCCCAGAGCCTGGACAGCGATCGCTACGAAGTGTATTTCGCTTCCGATCCCCGTTACGCGAGTTTGTTTCCCGACACCCGGATAACAAGTGTGGCCGTTGACTCCATTCCCAGCGCCACCTTCCTAAAGGCCCTGGCTCAAGGTCGTCGATTATACAGTCGTCAAAACCTCGAACAGTATGTAGAAGAAGATCTTGAAATCATCGGCAAAGTCAAACCAGACTTGATAGTCGGCGACTTCCGCCTGTCGCTGGCGGTAAGCGCTCCCTTGGCGGGAGTTTCTCTTTGCGCCATCACCAACAGTTACTGGAGCCCGTATTCACAATCGATGTTCCCGATTCCCGAGCACCCCACAACAGCGTTGCTGGGCGTAACATTCGCGCAAAGACTCTTTTCTGGTTTGCGGCCTTTTATCTTTGGGTGGCACGCCAGACCGCTCAACCAGCTTCGCCGCCAGCACCAACTTAGGCCCCTGGGGCACAACTTGCGCCGTCTGTACACCTGGGCCGACTACGTGCTATATGCCGACGTTCCCGAATTGTCGTCAGTATCGAACCCGCCCGCCAACCACTTATTTCTTGGTCCTATGCTATGGTCACCCTCGGTACTACTACCAAGATGGTGGAAAGAGCTACCAGATGGCGACCCGATAGTCTACGTTAGTCTGGGCAGTTCCGGGAAGGAAGCACTGTTGCCGCAAATCATTCGCGGGCTCGCGCACGCGCCTGTGACCTTGGCCGTCGCAACCTTGGGAACGGTGCCGGAAATCCCCGTGCCGGAAAACACTTTTGTCGCCGATTACCTCCCCGGTGACAAGCTGGCGGCCCGCGCCGATTTGGTCATCTGCAATGGCGGCAGCCCGGCCACCCAACAGGCGTTGGCCGTTGGCACTCCCGTGCTGGGCATCGCCAGCAATATGGATCAGCATTTGAATATGAGCGAAGTCCAGCGCTTCGGCGCCGGCTGCTTGTTGCGTTCGGAACACTGCAACGCGGACTCAGTGCGCAATTTGGTGAACCGTATGCTGAGCGATTCCCGCTATGGGGAAGCAGCGAGAAAAACGGCAGCGCTCTATCAACGCTACAGCGCCACCAAACGCTTCCAGGCATTCATTGAGGGGCTGGTGAGAAATTCGGCTTAGCCCACATCCTTGATCTTCCGGGCAGGCACGCCGCCCCACATCTCAGCGGCCGGAATAGTGGTTCCAGGTGGCACAACGGCAGCGGCTGTCAGAACGGCCCCCTCACCGATCGTCACGCCCGACATAACAACCACCTTGACGCCCACTGTTGCCCTGGCCCCAATCACCACTGGATCCAGTATAATGACGCCACTGGTAATGGTGTGTGCGGTAATCACTGCATCCTGCCCGATAATCGCCTCATCCCCAATAGATATGAACTGGGGATCCACCAATATCCCCCCTAACGCAACATCTTTCCCAACCGCGGCACCAAACAGCCTGGCAACGAGCGGGCGGGCGAATACAGTGGTGAAAGGAAGCAAAGCCCCGCGTCCGAACTCATACACCACGGTAAACAATTTCCACCAACGAAACACGGGGTCTTCCATGGCATACTCACCCGGGCGAAGCTGGCCTCCACGCAAAATCAAACGGCAGGCCAGGGCGGCGAGCACACCAAAGAACAACAAAAACAGCGCGGCGTCCGCCAACACATGGTATCCACCCAGGTACCTGGATGTGAGCATGTGGGACACCAGTGCGGCACCGGCCAAGCCAAGCACTGCGATGGTGGCCAAGACCAGCGAAGACGCCATATAGTCCCAGGTTTCGGTCTTCATGATTTCCTTGTCTCAAGCTGAACCGCCATCCGGATTCCGTCAAGGAAACTGGCGATCTTTTAAGCCGGGAAATGGGATGGACAAGCGGAAATTATAGAAAAAACGGCCCCATCTTTCGATGAGGCCGCTTCGTTTCTTAACACCGCTGACAGCGGCAGATTACACGCCTTCAGGCGGCAAGCTGTTTTTGTTTTTTGCGGCGGCTGGCAACCATGCCGGCAGCAACCAAACCAGCGCCCATCAGCCCCAGAGCGGAAGGCTCGGGAACGGTGGTGATGCTATCCAATCTCAAATCCACGTTCACCGTTCCACCCGCAGGGTTCAGCACAAGCTCCAAGGCGCCTAAGTTGGTCAGATCCACAGGCGCAGTGTTGGCCGAACCACAAGTGATGGAGTTCACGCCAGGGGCGGGATTGACGGTGCCGCAAAGGGCCACCGTAGTGAATCCGCTGAAGGGGATATACGATGTGACCGGGCCCGTACCAGCCGGAACAGCATGCGCCGTGAAGCTGATCGTGGTCCACGTGACGGCATCGGTCCAAGCGTTCACAATAAACTCATACCCGAGATCAGACTCCACAGTCGTCACGGCGAACGAATTAAGCGTCCCGCCATCAGTCAGGTCCAAACCGCCCAAACCAGTGTAGTCGATGGTCTCATCCGTATTGGTCCCGCCATCCCATTGAACGCCACCTACACCACCGACGCCGCTGTCGTTACTAAAGCGCAGCTCACCCCCGAAAACGCCGATGCTGGTACCAGCAAACCCCGGGACAGCGCCGCTAATCGCATCCACATACAGATCGCGATTGCCTCCCAGAATAGTGGGATCACCCGCCCCCACGGAACTGGAAACCAAACCCGCGCCCGCA encodes:
- a CDS encoding glycosyl transferase family 1, encoding MNQPRQYRPRILFFGEAVTLAHVARPFTLAQSLDSDRYEVYFASDPRYASLFPDTRITSVAVDSIPSATFLKALAQGRRLYSRQNLEQYVEEDLEIIGKVKPDLIVGDFRLSLAVSAPLAGVSLCAITNSYWSPYSQSMFPIPEHPTTALLGVTFAQRLFSGLRPFIFGWHARPLNQLRRQHQLRPLGHNLRRLYTWADYVLYADVPELSSVSNPPANHLFLGPMLWSPSVLLPRWWKELPDGDPIVYVSLGSSGKEALLPQIIRGLAHAPVTLAVATLGTVPEIPVPENTFVADYLPGDKLAARADLVICNGGSPATQQALAVGTPVLGIASNMDQHLNMSEVQRFGAGCLLRSEHCNADSVRNLVNRMLSDSRYGEAARKTAALYQRYSATKRFQAFIEGLVRNSA
- a CDS encoding PEP-CTERM sorting domain-containing protein; translated protein: MMKKQLKWLGAPALFALSMGANAGTIDLFSTDQAKIEDQTNGAGAGLVSSSVGAGDPTILGGNRDLYVDAISGAVPGFAGTSIGVFGGELRFSNDSGVGGVGGVQWDGGTNTDETIDYTGLGGLDLTDGGTLNSFAVTTVESDLGYEFIVNAWTDAVTWTTISFTAHAVPAGTGPVTSYIPFSGFTTVALCGTVNPAPGVNSITCGSANTAPVDLTNLGALELVLNPAGGTVNVDLRLDSITTVPEPSALGLMGAGLVAAGMVASRRKKQKQLAA